One Hordeum vulgare subsp. vulgare chromosome 4H, MorexV3_pseudomolecules_assembly, whole genome shotgun sequence DNA window includes the following coding sequences:
- the LOC123447160 gene encoding purine permease 3-like, translating into MAAIAASASLAMQEAAKTPSATPPHAMAASMASPARYRPSLLVIFSACLVLIGAGGPLLLRVYFVHGGQRLWLSALLQISGWPLLLPPLCVSLFRGRRHGIANLLLPPRLVVAAAVLGGFYAVSCYVYAMGSQALPLSTSSLLLATQLAFTAVFAFLFVGLRFTPFSANAVLLLIIGPAVLGVGPGAGKPAGVTSKAYWTGFCEGIAAAALAGLVLPLVEVSMERYGRRTGPAARAPPPYSTVMQMQAVMGAAGTLVCLLGMAIKSDFGALRSEAAAFGLGETKYYLVLVWDAVSWQLLNLGIMGLITFASSLLAGIMIAVLLPLSQILAVLFLHEKFDGPKGIALVLSLWGFASYMYGEKVQQKKAEAHKSELLQQQVASKTGDLELAAP; encoded by the coding sequence ATGGCAGCCATAGCTGCTAGTGCCAGTTTGGCCATGCAAGAAGCAGCAAAGACGCCAAGCGCCACGCCGCCCCACGCCATGGCCGCCTCGATGGCCTCGCCGGCTCGCTACCGGCCTTCGCTGCTGGTCATATTCAGCGCCTGCCTCGTCCTGATCGGCGCCGGCGGGCCGCTCCTCCTGCGGGTCTACTTTGTCCACGGCGGGCAACGCCTGTGGCTCTCCGCGCTTCTTCAGATCTCCGGCTGGCCGCTCCTCCTCCCACCCCTGTGCGTCTCCCTCTTTCGCGGTCGCCGCCACGGCATCGCcaacctcctcctcccgccgcgcCTCGTCGTCGCGGCCGCCGTGCTCGGCGGGTTCTACGCCGTGTCGTGCTACGTGTACGCGATGGGTTCGCAGGCGCTGCCGCTGTCCACCTCGTCGCTGCTGCTCGCGACGCAGCTGGCCTTCACGGCGGTGTTCGCGTTCCTCTTCGTCGGACTCCGCTTCACGCCCTTCTCCGCCAACGCCGTCCTGCTGCTCATCATTGGCCCGGCAGTGCTTGGAGTCGGGCCGGGAGCCGGGAAGCCGGCGGGCGTGACATCCAAGGCGTACTGGACCGGGTTCTGCGAGGGCATCGCTGCAGCGGCGCTCGCCGGGCTCGTGCTGCCGCTCGTCGAGGTCTCCATGGAGCGATACGGACGCCGGACGGGACCCGCGGCGAGGGCGCCGCCTCCCTACTCCACGGTCATGCAGATGCAGGCCGTGATGGGAGCCGCCGGCACGCTGGTGTGCCTGCTCGGCATGGCCATCAAGAGCGACTTCGGAGCGCTGCGAAGCGAGGCGGCAGCTTTCGGGCTCGGCGAGACCAAATACTACCTGGTGCTCGTGTGGGACGCCGTGTCATGGCAGCTGCTCAACCTCGGCATCATGGGGCTCATCACCTTCGCCTCCTCGCTTCTCGCCGGCATCATGATCGCCGTGCTCCTGCCGCTTTCCCAGATCCTCGCCGTCCTCTTCCTCCACGAGAAGTTTGACGGACCGAAGGGCATCGCGCTCGTGCTCTCGCTCTGGGGCTTCGCCTCCTACATGTATGGGGAGAAGGTCCAGCAGAAGAAGGCGGAGGCGCACAAGAGCGAGCTGCTGCAGCAGCAGGTGGCGAGCAAAACCGGAGACCTGGAGCTGGCTGCCCCTTGA
- the LOC123447162 gene encoding purine permease 3-like, which produces MATITASAISAMQEAAKTPSASPARAMAASMASPTRYRPSLLVIFSACLVLIGAGGPLLLRVYFVHGGQRLWLSALLQISGWPLLLPPMCVSLFRGRRHGIANLLLPPRLVVAAAVLGGFYAVSCYVYAMGSQALPLSTSSLLLATQLAFTAVFAFLFVGLRFTPFSANAVLLLIIGPAVLGVGPGAGKPAGVTSKAYWTGFCEGIAAAALAGLVLPLVEVSMERYGRRTGPAARAPPPYSTVMQMQAVMGAAGTLVCLLGMAIKSDFGALRSEAAAFGLGETKYYLVLVWDAVSWQLLNLGIMGLITFASSLLAGIMIAVLLPLSQILAVLFLHEKFDGPKGIALVLSLWGFASYMYGEKVQQKKAEAHKSELLQQQVASKTGDLELAAP; this is translated from the coding sequence ATGGCAACCATAACTGCTAGTGCCATTTCGGCCATGCAAGAAGCAGCAAAGACGCCAAGCGCCTCGCCGGCCCGCGCCATGGCCGCCTCGATGGCCTCGCCGACTCGCTACCGGCCTTCGCTGCTGGTCATATTCAGCGCTTGCCTCGTCCTGATCGGCGCCGGCGGGCCGCTCCTGCTGCGGGTCTACTTTGTCCACGGCGGGCAACGCCTGTGGCTCTCCGCCCTTCTTCAGATCTCCGGCTGGCCGCTCCTCCTCCCACCCATGTGTGTCTCCCTCTTTCGCGGTCGCCGCCACGGCATCGCcaacctcctcctcccgccgcgcCTCGTCGTCGCGGCCGCCGTGCTCGGCGGGTTCTACGCCGTGTCGTGCTACGTGTACGCGATGGGTTCGCAGGCGCTGCCGCTGTCCACCTCGTCGCTGCTGCTCGCGACGCAGCTGGCCTTCACGGCGGTGTTCGCGTTCCTCTTCGTCGGACTCCGCTTCACGCCCTTCTCCGCCAACGCCGTCCTGCTGCTCATCATTGGCCCGGCAGTGCTTGGAGTCGGGCCGGGAGCCGGGAAGCCGGCGGGCGTGACATCCAAGGCGTACTGGACCGGGTTCTGCGAGGGCATCGCTGCAGCGGCGCTCGCCGGGCTCGTGCTGCCGCTCGTCGAGGTCTCCATGGAGCGATACGGACGCCGGACGGGACCCGCGGCGAGGGCGCCGCCTCCCTACTCCACGGTCATGCAGATGCAGGCCGTGATGGGAGCCGCCGGCACGCTGGTGTGCCTGCTCGGCATGGCCATCAAGAGCGACTTCGGAGCGCTGCGAAGCGAGGCGGCAGCTTTCGGGCTCGGCGAGACCAAATACTACCTGGTGCTCGTGTGGGACGCCGTGTCATGGCAGCTGCTCAACCTCGGCATCATGGGGCTCATCACCTTCGCCTCCTCGCTTCTCGCCGGCATCATGATCGCCGTGCTCCTGCCGCTTTCCCAGATCCTCGCCGTCCTCTTCCTCCACGAGAAGTTTGACGGACCGAAGGGCATCGCGCTCGTGCTCTCGCTCTGGGGCTTCGCCTCCTACATGTATGGGGAGAAGGTCCAGCAGAAGAAGGCGGAGGCGCACAAGAGCGAGCTGCTGCAGCAGCAGGTGGCGAGCAAAACCGGAGACCTGGAGCTGGCTGCCCCTTGA